Proteins co-encoded in one Candidatus Bealeia paramacronuclearis genomic window:
- a CDS encoding IS607 family transposase, with protein sequence MDKLLSIREASRILGVSNGTLRRWEKESRLVPERTAGGQRRYPLSALRPHLVRTEKIDRKTLCYARVSSHDQRQDLERQKQVLEMYCAAQGWKFETIADLGSGMNYNKKGLKILISAILDREAGRLVLTHKDRLLRFGAELIFSICEMNQVEVVIINQGKEPSFEEELAKDVLEIITVFSARLYGARSKKNKKLLEGLKEAYDAVSS encoded by the coding sequence ATGGATAAGTTATTGAGTATCAGAGAAGCCAGTCGTATTCTTGGAGTGTCAAATGGCACATTAAGGCGATGGGAAAAAGAGAGTCGCCTTGTTCCCGAAAGAACAGCGGGAGGACAAAGACGTTATCCTTTATCTGCCTTGCGCCCTCATCTTGTTCGCACTGAAAAGATAGATAGAAAAACGCTTTGCTATGCTCGTGTTTCCAGTCACGATCAACGGCAGGATTTGGAAAGACAAAAACAAGTCCTTGAGATGTATTGTGCAGCTCAAGGTTGGAAGTTTGAGACCATTGCGGATCTTGGCAGTGGTATGAATTACAACAAAAAGGGTCTGAAGATCCTGATTAGTGCCATTTTAGACAGAGAAGCAGGTCGATTGGTTTTAACCCATAAAGACAGGCTGTTAAGATTTGGAGCAGAATTAATCTTTTCCATTTGTGAGATGAATCAGGTAGAAGTTGTGATTATCAATCAAGGGAAAGAACCCTCTTTTGAAGAGGAACTCGCCAAAGATGTGTTGGAAATTATCACTGTTTTTTCGGCCAGATTGTATGGTGCGAGAAGTAAAAAGAACAAGAAATTATTGGAAGGTCTGAAAGAAGCCTACGATGCTGTTAGTTCATAA
- a CDS encoding acyl-CoA dehydrogenase family protein gives MMPLLSSEQRAFQDAARQFAESELEPFASEWDEKSIFPIETLKKAAAMGLITAL, from the coding sequence ATGATGCCGCTTCTTTCTTCCGAACAACGCGCCTTTCAAGACGCGGCACGGCAATTTGCAGAGTCGGAACTAGAACCTTTTGCTAGCGAATGGGATGAAAAATCTATTTTCCCCATCGAGACGTTAAAAAAAGCCGCCGCCATGGGGTTAATAACTGCTCTTTAA